In one window of Myxococcales bacterium DNA:
- a CDS encoding helix-turn-helix transcriptional regulator, producing MKFRRLKDQRRGQLMASALGLFAARGFSTVAIADITRAAGLSVGAFYLYFPNKEELLRQLVAEAGLAL from the coding sequence ATGAAATTTCGGCGGCTGAAAGACCAGCGGCGCGGCCAACTCATGGCTTCGGCCCTCGGCCTCTTCGCCGCGCGCGGCTTCTCCACCGTCGCGATCGCCGACATCACCCGCGCCGCCGGCCTGTCGGTCGGGGCCTTCTACCTTTACTTTCCCAATAAAGAGGAATTGCTGCGCCAACTGGTCGCCGAAGCGGGCCTGGCCCT